From the Niveibacterium microcysteis genome, the window CTCGGCCGGTGTGCGTGCGCAACCGATCGTGCTGACCGCCGTGGCGGCGATGCTCGGCGCGCTGTTCATCCTCGACGACCCGATCTTCAACGGGCTCGCGGTGTCGCTGCTGTTTGGCATCGCGGTGTCCACCCTGCTCACCCTGGTGGTGATCCCCATCCTGTACTACGCGCTCAACCAGCGCCGCTTTGCCTGATTTGAAGGAGATACAACCATGACCACCGAACGCCTCATCCGCATCATCGCTGGCGCCTTTGTGATGCTCTCGCTCGCGCTGGGCATTCCCGGCAGCCCGATCTTCGTCAGCCAGTGGTTCCTGGCATTCACCGCGTTTGTCGGCCTGAACCTGTTCCAAAGTGGCATCACGCGCTGGTGCCTGATGGAAGACATTCTCAGCAAGCTCGGCGTAAAACGCGGCGGCATTCACGGCTGAACTTTCGTTCGCCCGGAGCGTCCCCATATCTGAAGCCGTAGCCCGTCGCTACCCTACGGAGAAACCCATGCAACTCGTTTGCCCCCACTGCACCACCTTGAACCGTGTGCCGGAAGAACGGCTCAAGGACGGGCCGGTGTGCGGTCAATGCAAAGCGGCCCTGCTGACTGGCGAGCCGGTCGAACTGACCGAATCCAACTTCGAAGCCTTTGCGACCAAGAGCGACTTGCCGGTGCTGATCGACTTCTGGGCGGCTTGGTGTGGGCCGTGCCGGATGATGGCGCCGCAGTTCGCACTGGCGGCAAAGGAGCTTGCCGGCGAGGTGGTTCTCGCCAAGCTCGACACCGAAGCCCAGCAGCGCATTGCCGGCATGTTCAATGTGCGCAGCATTCCAACGCTGTCTTTGGTGAAGGGCGGGCAGGAGATCGCACGCGAGGCCGGCGCACGCCCGGCTGCAGAGATCGTGCGCTGGGCCCGCGCCGCCGCCGCCGCGGCTTGAATGTGCTTAAACGGAGTCAACCATGAGTGATACCGGCTTCAAGCTACGCCTTACGCAGCAAGCCAACTTTCAGTTTTTGGTGGAATTCCTCGACACCGAGATTCCGCCGATCACGACCGACGAGCCGCCGCCGCTGGGTGAAAACGCCGGCCCCAATCCTTCACGCATGCTGGCCGCGGCGGTGGCGAACTGCCTTGCGGCGAGCCTGATGTTCGCGCTGAAGAAGTTCAAGAACGAGCCCGACCCGGTGACCGTTGAAGTCGACGTCCAGATGACTCGTAACGAGGCCAAGCGCCTGCGCGTCGGCGCCGTCGATGTCGCCATCAAGCTTGGCAAACCCGGCGCCGCATTCGAGCACCTTGATCGTGTGCTGGCACAGTTTGAGGACTTCTGCGTTGTTACGCAGAGCGTTCGAGATGGTTTTGAAGTCAACGTCGCGGTGCGCGATTCGGAGGACGTTTTGCTGAAGGGTTGAATCCCCAGCTTCTGGGGATCAGCCTGTGGATATCGTCAGGGCAGGTGCCACAAGTGACTGGTGCGAAAGGAGAATGTTGTCGTGCCTAATTATTGGGCACGGCGCGCGCCAAACTGGTGAAGATGTCCCCACAGACTGGGGGCGAAGCTGTGGATTGCTGCTGTATTCAAGGGCTAGCGCCTTGATATGAAAGAAAAATGACGGGTTGCTCAAAGTTTGAGCAACCCGTCATTGTGTTTGCAAGGGCGCGCCTCAAAGCATGTGGTCCCGCTAGTGCGTCAGTCGCACCAATCGATCAGAGCATGGTCGGGGACGACGACGATTCGTCGCGGCTCACGAGTACGCCGTTTTCGACACGAACCTTGTCGCCGCTATGCCATGCGGGTGCGCTGCTTTGCTTGATCGTGCGACGGGTGCCGTCATCCATGCGCACGGTGATTTCGTAGTGGCTGTTGCTGCGCATCCGCTTCTCAGCCTCGTTGCCTGCAAAGCCACCGAGAATGGCGCCGCCGATCCGCGCGATCTGCTTGCCGGTGCCTTCGCCGACCTGATGGCCCAGCACACCGCCAAGCACCGCGCCGCCGATCGCACCGAGGCCGGTGCCTTCGCCGGCTTGCTCGACGGCCCGGACGCTCTCGACCACACCGCAATCGTCGCAGCGCGCAACGCGGGTGGTACGCGGCGCGGCATCCGGCGTATGCGTCGGAATACCACCAGCCGCCGCTTGCGGAGCTTCCGCGTGTTCATTGTTCTGCGGGGCGGCGGCCGTGGTGTGGTGCGCCTGTGGTTTGCTTGCAGCCGGCTTGTGGGCCGGTTTTACTGCAGGTTTGGCGTCAGGGGCGGGCTTCTCCGCGGCAGCTTCCGCGCTCGCGACAACCGGGGCCGATGCGCTGGCGACCGGCGCGGCCGGAGGTGCCACGACGGGGGCAGGCTGCTCTGCCTTGATCGTTTCACTGGCCGGTGCGGTGCTGTGCTGCACCGGCAGCACGCCAAGCATTGCGCCGATGCCGGCCAAACTGAATAAGGTGACGGACCCCGCGGCAATCCACATCATTGGGTGCATGCGGGGCGTTTGCGGGCTGACTGCTGACATGACTGGCCTCCTGAGTTGGGGGTACAGTCAAGATAACGCTGGGCCTCGCGTTTGGAGGACCGGTCTTACCTGCGCTTACATCTGTATCCGGGCGGCACGGCAGGGCGCGCGCCGCCGGAACGGTTCAGATTTCGGCGACCGGAGCGCTGCGGATCTTGCGGAACAGGAAGCGCGCCGGATCCACGCGATCGGCCAGCGAGTCAGGCAGCGGCGAGGGCTCGTTGGTGATCTGGCTCGCAACGTATTCCGCCAACAGTGAGCACCACACCAACCCTCGAGCGCCGAAACCCGACAGCATGTACAGCCCGGCGTGGCGCGGTACGGTGGCCATGTCGAAACCGCGGCCACTCATCACTGAAGGCATCTCGCCCGCGATCGGCATCCGGTCGAGCGAGACCGGGCGCTGCCCGACGCGGCCGCTGAGGCGATCCATCGGCACGTTCTTGGCGAAACCGGGCAGCATCTTCTGCAGCTTGTCGAGGTTTTCCAGATGGTCGCCAAGCCGCACATGGGTCGACTCGTCGTCGGCGAAAAAGGTCGCACCGGCGCAGGTCACGCCATCGATGGCCGGGGTTGCATAGCCCTGGCCACAAACGACCGTCTTGAGTGCGGGAATCGCATCTTCTGGCAGATGCGAAACCTGCCCGCGCGCGACGCGCAGCGGCATCCAGTCGGCCAGCGCAAGGCGTTTGGCGTCGGCGGCGTTCGCCAGCACCACGACCGGTGCCTCGGCGAGCAGCTGGCCGTCAGCGGCCACTGCGCGCCACATCTTGCCGACCCGTTGTAGACGTGCGACCGGTGAGCTGTAGCGGCCGGTAATGCGCCCCGGAAAGCGCGCCAGGTTGGCCACGCACAGGCTGGGTGGGTTGATCCAGCCGCCAAGCTGGAAGAACCAGCCACCGTATGCGACCGGCGCGCCTGCGATGCGCTCGGCGTGACGTCGGTCGACGAAACGCACGAAATCCTGCGGTGCCTGGATCGCGTCGACGATGGCGCGCTGCTTTTCTTCCTGCTCGGCATCGCGCGCAAGGTGTAGCACGCCGCACGGCGCCCAGCGGACCTTGAGCTCTTCCGCCTGCAGGCCCTTGAGGTGGCGCAGGCCGTAGAGGAAGCCGGCACGCGTCATCTGGAACAGGCGCCCATCATCGGCCGACGGCAGGGGCCGGAAGGCGCCTGCGAGGTTGCCGGAAGCCCCTTGGGCCGGCTGCGAAGCGGATTCCAGCAACTGGACATCCCAGCCGCGTGAGGCGAGCCGCTCCGCCATCGATGTGCCGGCGAGGCCCGCCCCGATGACGATGGCGCGACGATCGGTCGGATTCAGGCGGCGCTCCGAGATGGTCGTTGCGCGTCCGCATAGCATCTCGCGCTTGCCGGCAAAGCCGGCCTGCTTGTCCGTCAGGAAGCCAGCCTCGGCCAGTGCCGTGCGCACCCAGGCTGAGACCGACCACGTGGCGATGCGGGTGTCCGAGTGCGAGCGTTCCGCGAGTGCCTCGAAGACAGCCGGCGACCACATGTCCGGGTTCTTGCCGGGGGCGAAGCCGTCCAGGTAGATCGCATCGGCCTGCGCGTGCAGTTCGGGCAGCATCATGTGTGCTTCGCCGAACAGCAGTGTCAGCGTGACGCGATCCTCGTCGAAATGCATGCGGTGGAAGCCGGGCATCGCCAATGGCCATTGAGCCCGAAGCTTCGCGGCAAGGTCCGGCGGCGCGCCCGACGCGGCGTGGGCTTCGGCCAGATCGCTGACCGGGAACGGGTGTTTCTCGACCGAGATGAAATGCAGCCGCTTGCAGCGTTTCGGGTCCGCCCGCCAGGCTTCCCAGGTCGCGAGGAAGTTGTGGCCCAAACCGAAACCGGTTTCAAGAATGACGTAGTCTTCCTGCCCTTGCCAGCCGGACGGCAGCCCGCAGCCACCGAGGAACACATGCCGTGCCTGGCCCATCGCCCCTGCGTGCGGGTGATAGACGTCGTCGTACTTGATCGAGTACGGCGTGCCGTCTTCGCCGAACTGAAGACTGGCGGTTTCGAGGGGGCGGTAATCGGTACTCACGCGTGCTGGCTCTGTCTTGGAGGGGATTGGAGTCAGATTGCTCCGGGCGTGTCTGCGGCCCGGAAGCATTGTCTGCAAAGCGATGAAGCTGCCGAGGCGTGCCCCAGGCTGACGAAGACCCCAGAGCTTGCCCCAACGAATTGCACCGTCGGGGCAATTCTATCCGCCTTCGAGCCGTTTGCGGCCGTTGCGCCGCCCCTGCCAGACGGACGGCCCACCCTGCATTGATGGCGGTTGGCGCTATGAACGGCGGTTCAAGCGAATGGCCTGCTCACACGCAAACGCCGCGGCGACGCGCCGCGATGATCCCGCGTACCTGCTCTGCGCTGATTTCGCGGGCGATTTGCTCAACAGCGGTCTCGGGCGAGGTGTGTTGCAGCACCCATGCCGTTTTGCCGCTGTCGATCAGCTTCAGTGCCAGTGAGGAATACGCTTCGATAAGCCGCGCGACTTCCCAAGCGATCGGGTTGTCGCCGGTCGGCGCAGCGAGTGCTGCTTCGATGACGGGCCGCGGCAGGGCCGCGAAGTTCCGGTCCGGTCTGAGCTGGTTCATGGGCGCGCTCCATCAGGCGAATCGAGGGGGCGAAATCTAGCGCGCGAAGCTTACGGATGCCTCGTTCTGACTGTGAAGTGATGTCAAATCGCTGTGCAGTGTTGCCAGCACAACTGAGCCGCGTTAGCCGCGCCGCGGAATCCATCGCGGAGCGCCCTGAAGCGCATCGTGTGCCGAAAGTGAGCAATCGCGGAGACGTGCGTCTGCGCAAAGGAACCTAGACTGGCGCCTCGATCAGACCAAGTCACCATGCGCAAACCCGTTGAACTCTCCTATCGTCGCCGCATCAACCTTGTCATTGCCCATGTTGGCCAGCATCTCGATAACCCTCTGGATGGTGGCGAGCTCGCGAGTGTTGCGTCGATGTCGCGCTTTCATTTCCATCGCGTCTTTGCTGCGATGACGGGGCTTACGCCGGCCGAATATGTGTTTCTCGCGCGCATGTCGCGTGCCGTGGAGCGCTTGCGCAAGGGCCGCGACCCGATCACCCGGATCGCCCTTGAGGTCGGCTTTGAGGGTGGGCCCGCACTTGCGAAGGCGTTGCGCCGTCATTTCGGCATGACTGCAAGCGAAATCCGCGGTAGCGCGGTTGATCCGCGACTTGGCCTGGTCGGCGAACGTACCTATCCACGACGAAGAAAGGAACTGCCCATGCTGACGCCTGAGATCACGACCCTGCCGGAACAACAGGTGCTTTGCGCGACTGAACGCGGACGCGTGAACAACGATATGGGTGTCGCTGCGCGGCGCGCGTTTGCCCGGCTGATGGCCGGTGCGCAGGCGATGGAAGTGATGCCACGGGTCCAGCGCGCAATCGCGATGGCACCGGACTGCCCACGCGGCCCTGACGACCCGGATCAGCGCTTCATTGCTGGTTACGTGATCGAGGGCGAGATGCCGGCGCTGGCCGACGGGCTGCATTGCGAAACGCTGCCCGCAGGGCGCTGGGCCGTGTTCCGCCATGTCGGGCCTTACACCACCTTGTGGCAGGCCTGGACCAGCGTGTATCGCGACTGGATACCGCATTCCGGTTGCACGCTGCGCGACGCGATGCCCTGCGAGCACTACGTCAATGATCCGCGCGAAGTGGCGCCGGAGCAGCTCATCACCGATCTGTACATCCCGATCGAGTGAGCGGAGTGAACGCCTTTGGCGCGCAGCGCGCCGCTGCGGTGCTGGGCGGCGCTGACACAGCGATACTTGCGGCGGCCACGCGAAGGCTCACGCCGCAGCGGTGAGGCGGGAACAAATGAAAAACCCGCAAGGCTCTCGCCCTGCGGGTTTCGGGTGCATCCGGCGAGCGGAGCAGACCGGCTGATTACTCCGGCCGCATTTGCGGCTTGAAGAAAAGCGCTGCAAGTGTCGGATGTAAAACAAGAAATATAGAAATCTCCGCACGAGATACCCCCAAAAGTACCCCCAGCTTTTTCCGGTGTCCAGCGAATTCCCAATTGACGCTCTGCGTTCGCCGGCGGACGTAGGGCTCGGTCGCCCGTTGGGGGCGGGGTGCCGCGGAAGGAACCGGGGGACGGGGGCGATAACGCCCCTCTGCTCGCGCCAGGCGGATAAAAAATGCTGCGACGCAGCAGAGGCGTTGGCCCACGTCGAGTACCGATGCCACCAGTTCGACACGCACTTCACAGCTGTTGCCAGGGGCCACACAGGCAAAAAACACCCCGAAACCGTGGATTGGCTGAAAAGCGTAGAAAAATCAATAGGTTGAGGTGTTTTGAAGTCGTGGATTGGCCGTGGATGCTCCACGGGTTCGAGAAAAACCCAATTGAATCAACGGTATGCCAACGGTCTTTTCCACGCTTTCGCCCGTTTTTCCCTCGCAATTCCGTGGATTAAAAATGAGGCAGCGTGGAGAACCCGTGGATCGACGTTTTCTCGATTTCCGGCCTTCTTCTTCTCTTTCTCTCTGATTTTTAAAAGAAATAAGAAAGAAAGGGCGGAAATGCACCAAGGCGGTGCCGTGGAAGAAAACGGGCAAACCGTGGAAGAACGGAGCAATTCCGTGGAGAAACGGAACCAAACCGTGGAAGTGGTAAATCGCGCTCAGGGCGCAGATACGTGGGTTCAGGCGATCGGCCAGCTGTCAAGCCCCCATTTTCCACGGGGTTTTCCAATCTGCCTGTACCCCGGCGCGGATACTTTCGTGGCCATCGTCATTGCGCTCGTGCTTGCAGCCCAAGTAATTGCTGCTGTGCAGCAAAGAGATCCGAGGCGTTCGTCGAGTAAGCAAAGTTGCAGAGCGTCGAACGCACAGGGAGGTTCTCTATGCGATCCCCCTCGGGCGCTCACCGCGGTGCTATAGGGGCGTTGCTCGGAGCCGTGCCT encodes:
- a CDS encoding AraC family transcriptional regulator encodes the protein MRKPVELSYRRRINLVIAHVGQHLDNPLDGGELASVASMSRFHFHRVFAAMTGLTPAEYVFLARMSRAVERLRKGRDPITRIALEVGFEGGPALAKALRRHFGMTASEIRGSAVDPRLGLVGERTYPRRRKELPMLTPEITTLPEQQVLCATERGRVNNDMGVAARRAFARLMAGAQAMEVMPRVQRAIAMAPDCPRGPDDPDQRFIAGYVIEGEMPALADGLHCETLPAGRWAVFRHVGPYTTLWQAWTSVYRDWIPHSGCTLRDAMPCEHYVNDPREVAPEQLITDLYIPIE
- the trxC gene encoding thioredoxin TrxC — encoded protein: MQLVCPHCTTLNRVPEERLKDGPVCGQCKAALLTGEPVELTESNFEAFATKSDLPVLIDFWAAWCGPCRMMAPQFALAAKELAGEVVLAKLDTEAQQRIAGMFNVRSIPTLSLVKGGQEIAREAGARPAAEIVRWARAAAAAA
- a CDS encoding YgaP family membrane protein, translating into MTTERLIRIIAGAFVMLSLALGIPGSPIFVSQWFLAFTAFVGLNLFQSGITRWCLMEDILSKLGVKRGGIHG
- a CDS encoding OsmC family protein — encoded protein: MSDTGFKLRLTQQANFQFLVEFLDTEIPPITTDEPPPLGENAGPNPSRMLAAAVANCLAASLMFALKKFKNEPDPVTVEVDVQMTRNEAKRLRVGAVDVAIKLGKPGAAFEHLDRVLAQFEDFCVVTQSVRDGFEVNVAVRDSEDVLLKG
- a CDS encoding glycine zipper 2TM domain-containing protein; the protein is MSAVSPQTPRMHPMMWIAAGSVTLFSLAGIGAMLGVLPVQHSTAPASETIKAEQPAPVVAPPAAPVASASAPVVASAEAAAEKPAPDAKPAVKPAHKPAASKPQAHHTTAAAPQNNEHAEAPQAAAGGIPTHTPDAAPRTTRVARCDDCGVVESVRAVEQAGEGTGLGAIGGAVLGGVLGHQVGEGTGKQIARIGGAILGGFAGNEAEKRMRSNSHYEITVRMDDGTRRTIKQSSAPAWHSGDKVRVENGVLVSRDESSSSPTML
- the mnmC gene encoding bifunctional tRNA (5-methylaminomethyl-2-thiouridine)(34)-methyltransferase MnmD/FAD-dependent 5-carboxymethylaminomethyl-2-thiouridine(34) oxidoreductase MnmC; the encoded protein is MSTDYRPLETASLQFGEDGTPYSIKYDDVYHPHAGAMGQARHVFLGGCGLPSGWQGQEDYVILETGFGLGHNFLATWEAWRADPKRCKRLHFISVEKHPFPVSDLAEAHAASGAPPDLAAKLRAQWPLAMPGFHRMHFDEDRVTLTLLFGEAHMMLPELHAQADAIYLDGFAPGKNPDMWSPAVFEALAERSHSDTRIATWSVSAWVRTALAEAGFLTDKQAGFAGKREMLCGRATTISERRLNPTDRRAIVIGAGLAGTSMAERLASRGWDVQLLESASQPAQGASGNLAGAFRPLPSADDGRLFQMTRAGFLYGLRHLKGLQAEELKVRWAPCGVLHLARDAEQEEKQRAIVDAIQAPQDFVRFVDRRHAERIAGAPVAYGGWFFQLGGWINPPSLCVANLARFPGRITGRYSSPVARLQRVGKMWRAVAADGQLLAEAPVVVLANAADAKRLALADWMPLRVARGQVSHLPEDAIPALKTVVCGQGYATPAIDGVTCAGATFFADDESTHVRLGDHLENLDKLQKMLPGFAKNVPMDRLSGRVGQRPVSLDRMPIAGEMPSVMSGRGFDMATVPRHAGLYMLSGFGARGLVWCSLLAEYVASQITNEPSPLPDSLADRVDPARFLFRKIRSAPVAEI